The genomic region TCTGCGAACCGCACAAGAGCACGGTGCTGGCCTATCGCGCCGGCGACCGCATCGACCGACACGCGCGAGTCCTGTTGTTGGACAGGGCCACCGGGATAGGTCGTGACCTAGTGGTGTCGGTCACCGAGCGACGTATCGTCAGTGACGCGGTGGTCGACGGCTCGGCGGACGGTCACGTGCCCATCCTCGATCAGGAGTTTGAGGACATCGAGTCCTTCCTGCTCGCGTGCCCGGAGTGGATGGCGGCGATGAGCAAGCGGGATCTCGATCCGGCCAAGGTGCGCGCGGTTCCGTTGTCGGCGGGCGTGTTCGGCCACGAGGATGAGGTCGGCAGGCGCATCGTGCGCGTGCTGGCGTTCTACCAGTACGACCAAGCCGACCTTCCGTGGGCGCATCCGATCGACGGCGTCGTCGCCTACGTCGACCTCACCAGGCGCACGGTCGTCAAGGTGATCGACGAACTCCACCTGCCGCTGCCCACGGAACGCGGGGAGTGGGACGCCGAGCCGCACGCGGTCCCGCCGCGGACCGATCTGAAACCCATCGAGATCACCCAGCCCGAAGGAGCGAGCTTCTCCGTCAACGGCAACCAGATCACCTGGGCGGACTGGTCGTTCCGGTTCGGATTCGACGTCCGGGAGGGGCTGACGCTGCACCAGCTCACGCTCCGTGACGGTGACCGGGAACGCCCGGTGGTCTACCGCGCGTCGATCGCCGAGATGGTGGTGCCGTACGCCGACCCATCCCCGGTGCGGTACTGGCAGAACTACTTCGACCAGGGTGAGTACCTGTTCGGTCGCTACACCAACTCGCTGGAACTCGGCTGCGACTGTCTGGGGGAGATCAAGTACTTCGACGCCACGATCGCGGACGAGGACGGCCGGCCCAAGGTGATGAAGAACGCGATCTGCCTGCACGAGGAGGACTACGGGGTGCTCTGGAAGCACACCGATATGTTCAACGGGATGGCCGAGACCCGGCGCTCGAGACGACTCGTTATCTCGTTCTTCTTGACGATCGGCAACTACGACTACGGGTTCTACTGGTACCTGTACCTCGACGGCACGATCCAGCTCGAGGCGAAGGCCACCGGCATCGTGTTCGCGTCGGCGCACCGGGGACCCGACGGCTTCTCCTCGGAGATGGCACCGGGTCTGGGTGCCCCGTTCCATCAGCACATGTTCTCGGCGCGTCTCGACATGTCGGTGGACGGTGACTGCAACGTCGTCGAGGAGGTCGACGCGGTCGCGGTACCGATCGGCCCGGAGAACCCGTGGGGCAACGCCTTCCGGCCCGAGCGGACACGACTTACCCGCGAATCCGAGGCGCAACGGATCGCCGACAACCTCAAGGCACGTGTCTGGCACATCACCAACCCGACCAAGCAGAACCGGCTGGGTCAGAACGTCGGCTACGCGCTGCACCCGGAGGGCCAGCCGGTGCTGCTCGCCGACCCGTCCAGCTCGATCGCCAAGCGGGCGGCATTCGCCACCAAGCACCTGTGGGTCACCAAATACGATCCCGCGGAGCGCTATCCGGCAGGTGACTTCGTCAACCAGCATCCGGGTGATGGCGGTCTGCCGTCGTTTGTCGCGCAGGATCGCGATATCGACGGTGAGGACATTGTCGTGTGGCACACGTTCGGGCTGACCCACTTCCCACGGCCCGAGGACTGGCCGGTGATGCCCGTCGACTACGCCGGGTTCAAGCTCAAGCCCGTCGGGTTCTTCGACCGCAATCCGGCGTTGAACGTCCCGGCGGGACCGACGTCCCACTGCTGCGAGGACTGACCGATGTCCCTCACTGCCGCGTCCGCCGTCCTCGGGCGGCGGACGTGCGCGGTGCTGGCGGCGTCCTCGGCCGTCCTGCACGGGTTCATGGCAATTGACGCGACGGGGGCGTCGGCGATGGTGCTGATCGTCGGGATGGCTGTCGCGTGCCTGTACTGCGCGTGGGAACTGTGGACGCATGGCTCGCTGCGGACGTGGTGCGTGGTGGCGCTGATGAACGTCGGCATGGTGATGGCGCACTGGTCGCTGCCGGGGCATCACCACCACTCCCAGTCACCGGCAGAGTTCGCGGCCGAACCGCCGTCGGTGCTGATGACTGTCGCGACCGCCATCGCGGTGATCGAGGTCGCGCTTGCCGTGGTGGTGCTGTGGTACCGCACCCGTGATCACGCGTCCCGGTTAGCCCTTGGGCGGGGTCAACTGGCTCATCACGAACTGTGCGCCCAGCGGGTCGCGAACTGTCGCGTCCCTCGTCCACTCGGAGTCCTCGCTGTGCACCACGGTGGCGCCGAGGCGTTCGGCGGTGGCGGCTGAGGTGTCGCGGTCCTCGACGGTGAACGACACCTGCCACGTCTCCTGCCTGCCCTCACCGATGATGCCCATCCAAGCGACGGCGTCCTCGTATCCCGGCGGGGCCGAGGCCTCGGACTGCACATCGAGAATGTTGGGGTAGACGGTGGCAGCGAGGTGGGCGCCGTAGCCGGGCCTGCGCACCATCGTGCCGAAGCCGACGTCATCGACCTCCCAGCCGAACACCGCGGAGTAGAACTGCGCCGCGGCGTGCGGATCGGTGGTCTGCAGATCGCTGAAATTCCAGGTGCCCGGCACGTTGACGAGTTGTGCGCCGAGGCGGCGACGGGCCTGCCACAGCCGGAACTCGGCACCGCGTGGGTCGACGCAGACCGCGAGCCGGCCACCGGGCCCGGCGTCGACGGGGGCCAGAGTGACGGTGCCGCCGGCATTCTCGACGGCAGTGGCCGTGGTGTCGGCGTCATCGACGGCGATGTAGGTGCGCCATGTGGCGGACTCGTCGCCCTCTGGGGAGGCGATCGCGGCGACATCCTGGCCGTCGATGGTGGCGATCAGGTAGCTGCCCGGCGCCTCGGCGGGTATCGCGTCGGTGAATGTCCAGCCGAATAGCCCGGAGTAGAAGCGTTTGGCCTCGTCGAGGTCCTGGGCGACGGTGTCCACCCAACTCGGGACGCCGTGTGGGTAGGTTCTCGGTTCGCTCATGGCGTCATGGTTCCCGATGGGTCTGACACCCCAAACCTGTCAGCGGTAGACCAGGCCCGACAGTCGGCCGGCCAGCGTCCGCCGGGCCGCGGGGATACGCCCGGCGACGCCAAGGAGCCCGTTGCGCAGCGGGCGAAGTGCGCGGGGCAGCGTGGCGAGCTTGGTGAGGCGGTCGGTCAATGCGACGACCTGCTCGGCGATGGGGCGCCGGGTGGCGCTGTAGTCATCGAGCGCGTGCTGGTCGCCGTTGAGTGCGGCCCCTAGGGCCTCGGCGAGCGCTATCGCATCCTGGATGCCGAGGTTCATGCCCTGACCGCCGGCCGGGCTGTGCACGTGGGCGGCATCGCCTGCGAGCAGGATCCGGCCCGCTCGGTAGGTGTCGGCGACGCGGTGATGGATCCGGAACCGTGACCCCCACACCACGTCGGTGACCGCGAGGTCGCCAGGCCCTCTTGCGTCGAGGATGTCCTGGACGAATCTCGCCGATGGCGAATCCGGGGCCTCGTCGACGGGGGCCACGATGCGAAACGATCCGTCGGGCAGGGGAGCGATGACGGTGAGCCCCTCGGCTGCCCAGAACAGTTTCACCTCGTCGGCGGGAGTGTCCCCGGTCAGCCGGGCGTCGGCGAGGACGAACGAGTGCTCATACGAGCCGCCGGAGAAGCCGATGCCTGCCTGTTCGCGGACGGTGCTGTGCATACCGTCGGCGCCGACGACGTAGCGGGCGCGGATCGTGTCACCGTCGGCGAACGTCGCGGTGGCGCCGTCCGCGTCCTGCGCGATCGTGGTCAGGACCTTGGCTCGGATCACGTCGCCGCCGAGTTCACGCACCCGGTCGAGCAGCAGGCGTTCGGTCGTGGACTGAGGGATCAACAGCGTGCAGGGGTACCTGGTCGACAGGCCGCTGAAGTCGATCGTCAGCAGGACCTTAGCGCCGTCACGGATGGTGAATCGGGCGGCTTCGATGCCCTCCTTGATGAGTCGGCGGCTGACGTCGAGAGGCTCGAGCACCTCCAGGGTGCGGGCGTTGACGGCGGCGGCGCGCGAGGTGTTGGCGCCTTCGGCCTGCCGGTCGACGAGCGCTATGGCCGCGCCCTTGAGCAGCAGGGATGCCGCCAGTGTCAGGCCGGTGGGGCCGGCTCCCACGATGAGGACGTCGACATCGTGCGTCGGGATGTCGTGCATGGGACTCTCCTTCGTCTCGGCGCCCGCTGTCTCGGCGCCTGCCGCCGCTTTGCCAACGCGTGTTGACTTTTTCAGGATGCGCCCGGCCTCGGTAAAAGTCAACAGTTGTTGGCATACAGTTGTTGGCATGGGCGCCAAGGCTGACCAGACGAAGTCCGTGATCCTGACGGCGGCGAGGGAGCGGTTCGCCGAATCGGGGTACGAGGCGGCGACCATCAGAGCCATCGCCGCCGACGCGCATATCGATCCGTCGATGGTGATGCGCTACTTCGGCAACAAGGAGCAGCTGTTCGCCGCCGCAGCCGAGTTCGACCTGCGGTTCCCGGATTTGTCCGGCGTACCGCGTGCCGGGTTGGGGGCCGCGATGGTGTCGCACTTCCTGACGCGGTGGGAGGAGGACGATGCCCTCGTTGTGCTGCTGAGGTCTGCCACCACCAACACCGAAGCGGCGCAACGCATAAAGGACATCTTCACCGCGCAGCTGATGCCCTCGATCGCCAAGCTGGCGCCCGACGACGCGCCGCGCAGGACTGGCCTGATCGCCACTCAGATGCTCGGCATGGCGCTGAGTCGATACGTGCTCAAACTGCCGCCCGTCGTCGCGATGAGCCGCGAGGAACTGATCGACTGGCTCGGCCCGACGCTGCAGCGCTACGCCCTCGGCTAGCTCGTTTTTTGCGCGTACGTTAATTATTCGTGTCCGGTGAGGAGATGGGGGCACCCGCGGTCAGAAATTGTGACCACAATCACTCTGGACCGCTGTCTGTGACCTCCGCATACCCTGACTGAGGGGCGGGTGTGGCGGACTCCATGCGTAGCCGTCACCTGCGAATCCAGACTATTAGCACATCTAGTAGAGTTCCCGTGTGGATCGGGAAGCCTTGTGCGACAGCGGCGATGCCTATGAAATCAAGATCGAGGATCATCTCGATGCGGCAGGTGGAATCGCGCTGCCCGACGGGGCCACTCTGACGGCATACCTCGATCGCAACATCGCGACGCTGGGAGACACGCCGGCCTACCGATACCTGAATTTCAGCACCGCGGACCGCGACGGACGCGCCGTCGAACTGACCTGGAATCGACTGGGAACCAGACTGCGGGCTGTGGGCGCTCGACTGCAGCAGATCACCGAACGCGGTGATCGGGTGGCGATCCTGGCTCCACAGGGAATCGACTATGTCGTCGGCTTCTTTGCGGCTATCGCCAGCGGCGCCATCGCCGTGCCCCTGTTCGCGCCGGAGTTGCCCGGTCATGCAGAGCGACTCGACGCAGTGATCGCCGACGCGGATCCCACTGTCCTGCTCACGACAACCGCTGCCGCCGAATCCGTCAGGGACTTCCTCCGGAGAATTCCGCGGCATCGACGTCCGCGCGTCCTCGCCGTCGATGCGGTGCCCGATTCGGTGGGCTCGGCGTTCAACCAGACAGCGCTGGACTCCGACGACATCGCCTATCTGCAGTACACATCCGGTTCGACCCGCACGCCCGCCGGTGTGGTGATCACCCACCGCGCCGTATGCACCAACGTGTTGCAGATGATCCTCGCCGGTGGCCTGGATCGGAGTACTCGCAGCATCAGCTGGCTGCCGCTGTATCACGACATGGGACTGATGATGATCATGTTCCCCGCGTTGTGCGGTGGTCACATCACCTTGATGGATCCGCTGGCATTCGTCCGACGACCCCACCGCTGGATCAAGCAACTGGCAGAGGAATCCGCCCACGGCCGGACCTTCGCGGCGGCGCCGAACTTCGCCTACGAACTCGCCGCCAAGCGGGGCCTCCCGGCCGACGGTGAAAGCCTGGACCTGCGCAACGTGGCCGGTCTGCTCAACGGATCCGAACCCGTCACGATGGCGGCCATCGACAGCTTCACCATGGCCTTTGCGCGCTACGGACTGCCGGCCACGGCGATCAAGCCGTCCTACGGGATGGCCGAGGCCACTCTGTCGGTCGCGACCATCGCCCCTGACGCTCAACCGAGCGAGATCTACCTCCACCGCGAGCACCTCGGTCACAATCGAGCGGTACCGGTGGCACCCGAGGACCCGAACGCGGTTGCTCACGTCTCGTGCGGCCAGGTGATACGTAGCCAGTGGGGTGTCATAGTCGACCCCGAGAGTGGGGCCGAGCTACCAGACGGCGAGATCGGCGAGATCTGGTTGCACGGCGACAATATCGGCCTCGGCTACTGGGGTCGGGAACACGAGACCGAGGTGGTCTTCCGTAACAAGCTGCAGTCGCGGCTGGAGGAGCACAGCCACGCCGAGGGCTCCGATATCGGCGGCGTGTGGTTGCGAACGGGCGATCTTGGTGTGTACCTCGATGGAGAGTTGTACATCATCGGCCGGATCAAAGACCTCGTCATCATCGACGGTCGCAACCACTACCCGAACGACATCGAGACCACCGTCTCCGAGGCCTCCGCAGCGGTGCGGGCCGGTTTCGTCGCCGCCTTCTCGCTGCCCGCCAACGAGTTGTCAGGTGCGCACACCGCTGACAGCACCGGCGAGAAATTGGTCGTGATCGCAGAGCGTGCGGTCGGCGCAGGCCGGGCCCCGCAAGAGCCTGTCGCACAGGCCATCCGGGCGGCCGTCGCGAGACGCCACGCCATCGCGGTGGCCGACGTACTGCTGGTTGCCGCCGGTGCGATACCGCGCACCACCAGCGGCAAACTCGCCCGCCGAGCCTGCCGGGCCCAGTACGTCGCAGGGGCCTTGAGTAGCTCGCGAGATAGCTGAGTCGCGCGCAGGGAGTCGAAGGGTTCGCGGGGGGAACCTCGACAAGGGAAACCTCCGCCCCCGGCTAGGCCCCGGTGCGCGGATACCACTTCACGGCCGCCGGAAGCGGGCCATCGACTCAGACGGAACCCGAGTTCCGTCTGAGTGACAGGGCGAAGGTGCTTCTCGTGGCGCAACGACGGCGGTGATCCGGCGGGACGCGCACCGCGCGTGCGCGTCCTGCCGGGAAGCTCAGTTCTGCGGGGAGTAACCCGGTTTGGCGAGCAGGTCCCGGATGCCGGCGTCGATGAATGCTGTGTCGACGGCGTTCACCCCACCTCCGGCGAAATGACCCCAGATGCCGGGAATGACTCGCACTTCACCCTGTGCGATGAACTGAGACGCCCAATGCTCGTCCTCCGGCGGGAAGTAGAGGTCCTTCTCTGCCGGCATCGCCAGTAGCGGGCACTGGATTGAGGCAAGTGCCTTCTCGACGTCTCCACCGAATCCCGGTGTGTTGCCGACATTTCCGCTGTGCCAGGTGTGGAGCATGGTGATCAGGTTGTTGGGATCGCGCCCGTCGCGGAAGAAGTTCTCCCAGAACCCATACAGGAAATCGTCGAAAGAGGTGAACCCCAGTTCGCGCCACGCCTCCTCCCAGTAGAACGCCTGTGAGTAACCCCAGCCCGAGTACACTCGGGCAAATGCGCGTAATCCCTTGATGGGTAGTGCATCCAGGGAGTAGTCACCGTCGGCCCACACGGCGTCCGCGGTGAGCGCGTAGATCAACGACTCAAGGAACACCTTGTTGTGCGGCGAGGTCTTGCTCGAGCCGCAGAACGGTGCGGCGCGTTGCACCATCTCAGGGTGACTCACAGCCCACTGATAGGTCTGGCCAGCGCCCATCGACCATCCGGTCACGAGCGCGATGGTCGAGATGCCGAACTTCTCGGTGACCAGTTTGTGCTGCGCCTCCACCTGGTCGTAGAACGTCACGGCGGGAAAGCGCGCCCGGTCATAGGGCGGCGGGGTGTTCGACGGTGACGACGACAGCCCGTTACCGATCATGTTCGGAATGATGATGAACCACTCATCGGGGTTGAGCGCCTTGTCGGTGCCGACCAGCCATTCGTTGTCCGTGTGCCACCCCGAGTACCAGGTGGGATAGACGATGGCATTGGTCTTCTCGGCGTTGAGCGTGCCGTACGTCTTGTACGCGAGTGTCGCGTCTCGCAGGGTGAAACCACTCTGGAGTGTGAAGTCGCCGAGGTCGAAGTGCTCGGCGTTTGTGGGCGAAGGCATGATGGGTCCTTTCGGTACGTCCCTGGCAGGATAGAGCGGTTTGAGAGTCTGGTGTTGGGGCATGAAACCCGAGTACCGCGATTCGACGTTGCCAGGCATGAAGATTGGGTGCTGACGCCGTAGATATCCATTCCGCCGTCGCACAAGTCCGGTAGCTAGAAGGGTGGGATCGAGTTGGCCATCGCCAGCTGTGCCGCCTGCTGGTTCTCGCGGCGTTCCTCGTCGATGCGTCGTCTGCGGTCCTGCGCTCGGGTGGTGTCGCGGCGGGGCATGGTCAGCCCGGTGTTGGCGGCGGTGAATCCGGCGCCCGGTGTGGTGGCACGCGCGAGCACGGGTGCGGTGGGTTCGCACACTGATGGGAACAGCAGGTGGCTGCCGGGTTGGGTGCGGTAGGTCTGCCCGTCCGGCGCGGTCCAGATGATGGTGCCGTCGGGTAGTTGTCGGTCGCGCCAGCCGTCGGGGCCGTTGTAGAAGGTCTTGAGCAGGTGGTGTTTTCGGCACAGGCACTTGAGGTTGGACGCACACGTCGGCCCGGTCGGATAGGGGATGGTGTGGTCGATGTCGCTGCGATCGGCGGGGTGATCGCAGCCGGGGAATCGGCAGGTCAGATCGCGGCAGCGCACGAAGTTCGCCAGTGCCGCCGAAGGGGTGTGGCGCGGTTCGGGTGGTCTGTTGCCGGGGTGGATGATGCGTTTGATCGCGGTGGTCAGGGCGAGGCGGCGGATGATCGGGCCGGCCAGGACCGGGCCGCCGATCATGACCCCGGGTGTGGTGGCGGCGGGTTCGCCGGGGTCGGTGTCGGTCAGGGCCTCGGTCAGGGTGAGTTCGCGCACCGGCTTGTCGAACAGTCGGGGCTGTGCGCCGTCGAGGGCGGCGTCCTGGCGTGCGATGGCGTCGTTGTGGTCGGTGAGGGTGTCGTCGTGGGTGATCACGTAGACCACAGTCGAACTCGGGACCGGTGTTGTGGTGTCGCAGTCGGGTTGCCCGCACAGGCAGGCGAGCCGGTCGGCTCCGGCGGCCAGTGCGCCCAGGGCGTCGGCGCGGCGTTGGTCGCGGGTGCGGGGGTCCTGGGCGCACACCGTGCCCGCTAGCGCATGCAGGCGTTGATCGAGGGCCTTGGCGTCGTGGGCGAACAGGGTGGCCCACAGTGATCCGAGTCCGCCGGCGTCGTCGAGGCAGATGTCCACCGATCGGCCGCGCGCCTTGTTCTGGGTGCGTCGTATGGCGTGGGGGTCGTGGCGTTCGATGAAGGTGTCGATGGTGGTGATGGTCTTGTGCTGGGACATCGGCGGCCAGTCCGCTATGGCGGCGGCCAGGTCGGTGTCGACGGCGCGTAGGGCGTCAGCATCCTTGATCAGGGCGGTGCGCCACACGATGGCCGAGGCCAGTTGGTAGGTCAGCGCGCCCGTGGCGAGGAGTGCGGCGACTTTGGGTAGCCGGTCGCGTAGTGAGGTCGCGACGAGTAGTTGGCTGGAGGCGGCTGCGGGGGTGATCTGTTGGGCGGCGCCGATCTCGGCGCAGACGGCTGCCCAGTTGTCCAGGTACCACTGTTCGCGGGAGGCGGAGTCATCGGCGGACTGGCGGGCGTCGAGTATCGCGACCATCGCGGCGAGCCTGCGTGCGCACGCGGCGGCTTCCACCCGGGCCCACGCCGCGACCGCGCTCCCCCCGCGGGCGGTGGAGGCCTCGGTCACCAGCTCATCGAACATGTGTACGAATTTACCTGGATCGCCGGGCTCGCGGCAGAGGGAAAGTCGCTGGTTGTGGCGATCTGTGGATGAATCCGCGACTGTGGATAACTCGGCATTTGCACACCGAATTTGTCGGAGTCCAGGGGTAGGGCTCAGGCCTCGATCTCGCCCGCAATGCCCCGCTCGATGGCCAGGCGTGTCACGGCGGGCAGGACTATCAGACCGTCGAGTTCAACGCGTGCCCGCGCGTAGGCGTTCTGGCGTTCCTGCTGGGTGGCGGCACCGTCCTCAGCCACCCGCAACAGGCGTTGAGCGCGCTGCAGGCGCTCCTGCGCCTCCTCGGAGAAGTCGCTGCGCCGACGGCGGACGGCCTCGGCCTCGGCCACGTCGAACGATGCCGCGTATTCGAGTACGGCGTCGCGGTAGTCCAGCGCGTCATCGCGGTCGACACTGTCGACGTCCACGGGGCGGACCAGGTCGGCGCGGCTGCGGGCCTTGTGAAACGCCACGGTCAGCGGCTCGCGCATATCGGTCATCATCGGGAAGTCGAGCAGTTTGGCAACATCCATCTCGTAGTCCAGCCACCGCGCGTTCGTGGCGTCGTGTTGCGCGACGATCCGTCCCAGCTCCCGTCGCGCACCCGCCTCGTCACCGCGGGCCCGCCGAGCCGCCTCGGCGACGGCCACCTTGGTCTGCTGCTTGATCCGGTACCGCTCCAGCCGTCGTTCGGCGCGTCGTTCATTGGCCGCGGCGACGGCCTTGACCCCGCCGCCGATCACCCCGCCCAGCGGGAATATCAGCCACCAGAAGTTACCGGCGAAGTGCAGGAGGGCCTCCATCACTCCCAGAATGCCATGACCGTGACGTGCATCCCAAAGGTTCTGCCACGGTGATCAATTCACCGACAGCCCGCCCGTGAGCTGCGGTTGTGCTGAGATTGACGGGTGGAACCTCAGGATGGCCCCGACGGCACAGCACCAGAGTCGCCAGAGATACCAGAGGCGCCCGCCGCGGTGTCTGCACGCGGTATCAGGATGCGCGGCCCGTGGGGCCCGGTGTACGGCCCGGTGGACCTCGACATCGCCGAGGGTGGGGTGACGGTGCTGATCTGTCCGCCCGGCACGGCGCGTACCGCGCTGCTGATGACCCTGGCGAGCCGGATGCGTCCCGTGGAGGGCTCCTTGACAGTGTTCGGGATGACTAACGCTCGGGAGTCCTTCGCGGTGTCAGCGCTGGCGGGCATCGAGGACATCGACAGCGTCCCGGAATCGGTGACCGTTCGCGACCTTCTCACCGAGAAGCTGCGATGGAATGCCAGCTGGTACAAGCTGATCTGGCGCGCCGATGACACCGATCTGAGACGGGTGTGTGAGCCCGTGTTCGGTGATCTCCCGTTGCCACATCTGGATGCATTCGTCGACCAGCTCACCGAACTCGACGAGACCCTGCTCCGCGTTGCCCTCGCCAACACCACCGACCCGCGACTGCTGGTGGTCGGCAGCCTCGACGCGGTGGCCGTCGACGGTGACCGCGCGCTGCTGCTGGACCGCCTGATCGAACTGGGCGGCAGCCAGACCGTGATCACCAGCGCGGCCAACCCCCAGGGCGAGGCGTCCGGGTGCACGCAGATCCCCGTCGCAATCACCGAACCCGCCGAACTCGCGGGTCAGCAGAAGGGGGCTCGGTAGCCATGCTCGCAGGAATGTCACTCGGCACCGACGTCAAGCGGTACTCCCGAGGCGTGCTGCCCCGTATCGCCCTGATCACCATCATTCTCATGCCACTGCTGTACGGAGCGATGTACCTCTGGGCATTCTGGAATCCGTTCGCGGAGGTGAGCAAGGTCCCGGTGGCGCTCGTCAACGAAGACCGTGGGGCGCAAGTGCAGGGCCATCAGACGAACGCGGGCGACGAGGTGGCATCGGCTCTCATCGACTCCGGACAGCTGCAGCTGCACCAGGTGTCAGCGGC from Mycolicibacterium sp. YH-1 harbors:
- a CDS encoding primary-amine oxidase, producing the protein MSTSTIETVTDTAPAATDHPLNPLSADEIRAVRDVVEANGLLDDQVRFVYVALCEPHKSTVLAYRAGDRIDRHARVLLLDRATGIGRDLVVSVTERRIVSDAVVDGSADGHVPILDQEFEDIESFLLACPEWMAAMSKRDLDPAKVRAVPLSAGVFGHEDEVGRRIVRVLAFYQYDQADLPWAHPIDGVVAYVDLTRRTVVKVIDELHLPLPTERGEWDAEPHAVPPRTDLKPIEITQPEGASFSVNGNQITWADWSFRFGFDVREGLTLHQLTLRDGDRERPVVYRASIAEMVVPYADPSPVRYWQNYFDQGEYLFGRYTNSLELGCDCLGEIKYFDATIADEDGRPKVMKNAICLHEEDYGVLWKHTDMFNGMAETRRSRRLVISFFLTIGNYDYGFYWYLYLDGTIQLEAKATGIVFASAHRGPDGFSSEMAPGLGAPFHQHMFSARLDMSVDGDCNVVEEVDAVAVPIGPENPWGNAFRPERTRLTRESEAQRIADNLKARVWHITNPTKQNRLGQNVGYALHPEGQPVLLADPSSSIAKRAAFATKHLWVTKYDPAERYPAGDFVNQHPGDGGLPSFVAQDRDIDGEDIVVWHTFGLTHFPRPEDWPVMPVDYAGFKLKPVGFFDRNPALNVPAGPTSHCCED
- a CDS encoding VOC family protein — translated: MSEPRTYPHGVPSWVDTVAQDLDEAKRFYSGLFGWTFTDAIPAEAPGSYLIATIDGQDVAAIASPEGDESATWRTYIAVDDADTTATAVENAGGTVTLAPVDAGPGGRLAVCVDPRGAEFRLWQARRRLGAQLVNVPGTWNFSDLQTTDPHAAAQFYSAVFGWEVDDVGFGTMVRRPGYGAHLAATVYPNILDVQSEASAPPGYEDAVAWMGIIGEGRQETWQVSFTVEDRDTSAATAERLGATVVHSEDSEWTRDATVRDPLGAQFVMSQLTPPKG
- a CDS encoding FAD-dependent oxidoreductase: MHDIPTHDVDVLIVGAGPTGLTLAASLLLKGAAIALVDRQAEGANTSRAAAVNARTLEVLEPLDVSRRLIKEGIEAARFTIRDGAKVLLTIDFSGLSTRYPCTLLIPQSTTERLLLDRVRELGGDVIRAKVLTTIAQDADGATATFADGDTIRARYVVGADGMHSTVREQAGIGFSGGSYEHSFVLADARLTGDTPADEVKLFWAAEGLTVIAPLPDGSFRIVAPVDEAPDSPSARFVQDILDARGPGDLAVTDVVWGSRFRIHHRVADTYRAGRILLAGDAAHVHSPAGGQGMNLGIQDAIALAEALGAALNGDQHALDDYSATRRPIAEQVVALTDRLTKLATLPRALRPLRNGLLGVAGRIPAARRTLAGRLSGLVYR
- a CDS encoding TetR/AcrR family transcriptional regulator; translated protein: MGAKADQTKSVILTAARERFAESGYEAATIRAIAADAHIDPSMVMRYFGNKEQLFAAAAEFDLRFPDLSGVPRAGLGAAMVSHFLTRWEEDDALVVLLRSATTNTEAAQRIKDIFTAQLMPSIAKLAPDDAPRRTGLIATQMLGMALSRYVLKLPPVVAMSREELIDWLGPTLQRYALG
- a CDS encoding fatty acyl-AMP ligase; translated protein: MDREALCDSGDAYEIKIEDHLDAAGGIALPDGATLTAYLDRNIATLGDTPAYRYLNFSTADRDGRAVELTWNRLGTRLRAVGARLQQITERGDRVAILAPQGIDYVVGFFAAIASGAIAVPLFAPELPGHAERLDAVIADADPTVLLTTTAAAESVRDFLRRIPRHRRPRVLAVDAVPDSVGSAFNQTALDSDDIAYLQYTSGSTRTPAGVVITHRAVCTNVLQMILAGGLDRSTRSISWLPLYHDMGLMMIMFPALCGGHITLMDPLAFVRRPHRWIKQLAEESAHGRTFAAAPNFAYELAAKRGLPADGESLDLRNVAGLLNGSEPVTMAAIDSFTMAFARYGLPATAIKPSYGMAEATLSVATIAPDAQPSEIYLHREHLGHNRAVPVAPEDPNAVAHVSCGQVIRSQWGVIVDPESGAELPDGEIGEIWLHGDNIGLGYWGREHETEVVFRNKLQSRLEEHSHAEGSDIGGVWLRTGDLGVYLDGELYIIGRIKDLVIIDGRNHYPNDIETTVSEASAAVRAGFVAAFSLPANELSGAHTADSTGEKLVVIAERAVGAGRAPQEPVAQAIRAAVARRHAIAVADVLLVAAGAIPRTTSGKLARRACRAQYVAGALSSSRDS
- a CDS encoding alpha/beta fold hydrolase; the encoded protein is MPSPTNAEHFDLGDFTLQSGFTLRDATLAYKTYGTLNAEKTNAIVYPTWYSGWHTDNEWLVGTDKALNPDEWFIIIPNMIGNGLSSSPSNTPPPYDRARFPAVTFYDQVEAQHKLVTEKFGISTIALVTGWSMGAGQTYQWAVSHPEMVQRAAPFCGSSKTSPHNKVFLESLIYALTADAVWADGDYSLDALPIKGLRAFARVYSGWGYSQAFYWEEAWRELGFTSFDDFLYGFWENFFRDGRDPNNLITMLHTWHSGNVGNTPGFGGDVEKALASIQCPLLAMPAEKDLYFPPEDEHWASQFIAQGEVRVIPGIWGHFAGGGVNAVDTAFIDAGIRDLLAKPGYSPQN
- a CDS encoding HNH endonuclease signature motif containing protein yields the protein MFDELVTEASTARGGSAVAAWARVEAAACARRLAAMVAILDARQSADDSASREQWYLDNWAAVCAEIGAAQQITPAAASSQLLVATSLRDRLPKVAALLATGALTYQLASAIVWRTALIKDADALRAVDTDLAAAIADWPPMSQHKTITTIDTFIERHDPHAIRRTQNKARGRSVDICLDDAGGLGSLWATLFAHDAKALDQRLHALAGTVCAQDPRTRDQRRADALGALAAGADRLACLCGQPDCDTTTPVPSSTVVYVITHDDTLTDHNDAIARQDAALDGAQPRLFDKPVRELTLTEALTDTDPGEPAATTPGVMIGGPVLAGPIIRRLALTTAIKRIIHPGNRPPEPRHTPSAALANFVRCRDLTCRFPGCDHPADRSDIDHTIPYPTGPTCASNLKCLCRKHHLLKTFYNGPDGWRDRQLPDGTIIWTAPDGQTYRTQPGSHLLFPSVCEPTAPVLARATTPGAGFTAANTGLTMPRRDTTRAQDRRRRIDEERRENQQAAQLAMANSIPPF